GGAACTCTTGCGCTGCCGGTTAAGAATGACACGTACACACGCGCTTTATCTACATTTCAAGACAAGACATCCACAACAGATTATCCCAGGACTTACGGCAGGGTGTGTGCAGTGTCTAGTGGAAGGCTGGTTTTGGTATATAAATTCACGAACCAACGTTCGTAGAGTACAGTTTGCTGTAAGATCTCACAGTTCCCTCACTAGCTACCTTCAAAACACCAACCTACTCTCATCATCATGAAGTGCGACGCCGTGATCGAGAAAATTAAGGCCCGCGTTGCCGCCATCGACCCGAACGGACCCCGTAAGGTGCTCGGTGTGTTCCAGCTGAACATTGAGGCCGCCGACGGTGTGCATGAGATCAGTAAGTAGACTCGACCACTCGATCTCACCGAAAAGACTGGCGCTCTATAGTTTCCCTTTGTTCCTCTTAAACAGTCGTTGATCTGAAGGCTCTGAAGGTGTCGGACGGTAAGGCTGGATCGCCCGATGTGGTGATCAACCTGAAAGATGAGGACTTCATCGCCGTCGGAACGAAGCAGATCCCGGTCAAGGATGCTGTCGCCCAGGGCAAGGTGACCATGACGGGCGATCAGAACCTCTTCCAGGCTCTGGTTGATGCGATCTAAACAGAAAGACTGACCCCTTGACTGATTTGCtgataataaaagaaaacgaaacataaaaaaggaacTCATTTGCAGATGCAATTTCATGTGGTTGTTCCTTGTTCCTAGAAAgtattgtttcttgtttttacgCCTATCATCGTCTCCCTATTAGTTAGCAGCAATTTGATCGACATGTCGCTAATCAGATAAGAATCCGGGGCCGGCCTAGCAGAGCATTATCGTGAAAACAGTTGTTGCAATCGCGATAATTAATTGCAGTATATAATAGTCCAAAATTAATGGGCTTATCAAGAGTTAAATATGCCGTTTCATGATACGTTTATCTTCACGCTTCGATTGGCTGGTGGTGTTAGGATCGCAGAACCGAGTAGGGTACTAACCGATTTTGTCGATTTATTGTCCCTCGGATCCAGATCGGTCTAGATTTGCATTCCCTCGAGAACATTAAACCCCTGAATCTCTGTGTCTTTATGCAGAATCTCAACGCAACCCAACCATCATTATGTACAGGAGAGACGACGCAAACGACGTCCAATTGACGACGAACGAATTAGCTCGGTCCGGCTGGCCCCAAGTCCACTCACTTCTGGGCTTCCACGGTTCAATTCACGGCTCAATAATCCAATTAAAAGTACACCGTTCTCCATAGGTACTCGTCGTTtgcctgtgtatgtgtgtgcatgtgtcggCAATGACTTTGCCGTAATGTGGCGTAACCACTTCAAACCCGACCTCAACCCGCGATCCCACTGCCATCATGCACGATAGGACACACAGCGTCAAAAAGATAAGATTGCCATCTTCACCCGGTAACTGCACGGTGATCCAGGAGCATTGAAGGCGAAGCGCAGGGAAGGGACGCGTGGCGTCTGTCGCTCCATCCGTCGATTGTTCACTAATCATCGGCTGGGTTGGGTCGAAGATCTTGAGGCCAATCTAATATGTGTATGGTCTACCTACGGCTGTGCGGCTCCCATCACAGAGACaggccgcagcagcagcaagtgcaAGTGAACCTTTGGTGTCCCACCGTCACCGATTTGTTGGAACAGCTGCTATAAAACCACCATTTGCAGATCGACCCGGTTCATTCGTGTGCTGCATCGTTCGGACCGTGTGCGTGACCGTGTGTTGGGAGACAAGTACTGACCGGAAGGCTGAATTCGCATCGAAAATGTCGCTAGAAACTGTCATTGAGAAGGTGAAGGCTCGCGTGGCTGCCGTCGACCCGAACGGACCCCGGAAGGTGCTGGGAGTGTTCCAGTTCAACATCAAAACCGCATCCGGTGTCGAGCAATACGGTAAGATAAATGTCTAAGAACAGTGTggcatgtgtttgtgtaactgtatgtgtgtgtgtatgtgtgtgtatacagTGTTAACTTTTGTATCAAACTAATGTGCGTGTGTCGGGTTTGTGATTTACAGTGATCGATCTGAAGCAGCTGAAGGTGGAGAAGGGTACGACTGCCACTCCGGACGTGACCGTCACCCTGACCGTGGAGGACCTGATCGCGGTCAGTGCCCGCACACTGTCCGTTGGCGATGCGCTAACGCAGGGCAAGCTGGAGATCCAGGGCGATGCCACGCTAGCCGCCAAGCTGGCCGAAGTCATCTAAAAGTCTCCAGGGGTCATAATGCACCTCAGTCTTCACGATGTGATTGTGATTATGTGCCGCCATTCCCTTCCGTTGTCCGacagtttttttgcttttcattgGTTAtgatactttttttaaataaacagaACACACTTTCATACGATAGTTTCGCACTTACTTCCCCCTCCACTGAAAGAGGAAACATTTGCTGGGAGCATATCATAGAGAAAGAACGAACAAACGGTCCATCCGGTTATCTTTGTAATCCAATGTTATCAGTCCTCTGGAAATCGAGAAGGTGGTTGAAAACGACGGCATAAAGTGACAAACATTAGCTGAAATCCATTATAGTGTAAAGGATGTAAGTGGAACGAGAGAAGGAGAGGTTTTATCAACAAAACATGCGAACGAATTGACTCACGCCGGTTTGAACACATTGTGGTAGTCTAGATTTATGAATGAGTCATCACGGGTGGTTGGTTTGTCTTATATGTATTGTAGATAAGACAGTTCCTTCTAACACCAGCCCTAGGTCAATTCCATACTCAAACGTTTTGCTGTTGCAAGAACTATATAGTTACTCAGACATAATATACATAAGTTCTGTTCTTCTAtgggcacaacaaccgttgtcggtcaagaaCTGGCTGTAACACTACTTGTGGTATTGGCTTTCAGCGACTTTATTGATTCCGACCCATAGAAGGATAGTTATTCCTACGGATAGGGCGATGGTCCGTGCCccatgaacccatgacgggcatgttgttaaatcgtacgagttgacgactgtaccaccagaccggccagCATAAATAAGTAGTGTCTAGAAAACCTGTCGGCATAACCGCGCATTCATATAGGCGTATATGATAGAATTTTCAAAAGATTGACCGACACTCTGCATCCTGATCGGGCGTATTTGGGATTAATCGTTATACATAATCCTTGGGCTGGTGGTCTcgtgatgctgctgcaaaGGCAAaggacttaacaacatacctgTCATGAGTTCTAGCCCTCTATGAACCGAGCTCTCCGGTCCCCGTATGGACCGAGGCAGCTCCATACACGAGCTTGAGAATACCCACTCTTTTCAGTAATTTTAATCAAACTATAAGAGTGGTTAAGAggtgtaaaataaatttaataaatcgATTAAAGACTCATAAAACATAATGCTAAACATAAATATGTTACTCACCCTCTATGCCAACCAGTGACTCGCTCTTTTCGGGCTTAACTTTATCACCCTCTGTACCGACTTTTACCTACTTTTTTTGGAATTATACTCCCTTAATCATTGCAAGGTGATGTTCTCTCCTGTCTACTTTTGGATATCGCCTTGGAAGGTGTCATACGAAACGCAGGAGTAGGCAACGATTGCCGTGGCACTGTCGGGTGGATATCTTCTACCGGtctctcatttttttttggcttcgcggatgacatctATATCATCGGCATGACTACAGCGAAGCAAACACCCAACtaaaacgcgaagcagcaataATTGAATTGAGAATGAATGCAACGAAGAACCGTCGAAGGATCAGCCCGTGATTTGGACCCAACTCAACTGCGAGGTAACGAGGTTGTAGAGCAGTTCTAGTTCTATAATGGGACGGCTGTTCTCTTTATCCTGAGAAAGATATCAGCAGCTAAATCCGAGGACGCATCATTTAGGGAAAACGTGCATACTTAGAGGATTAAGCCTCTgttgagatccagaagacctCGAGACTGTACAAAATGTaagatatatcgcacattgattcaCCCGGTGGTCCTCCGAGTGGAGGCTGCAGAGCCTCTGGGTGTCTCTAAGCGACGCATCCTTTCTCGTTCTTTCCATAGAATGTAGAGTTGCTTGAGCATTGCATGCAATCTAAATTTAACCCACTCTTCGACCTGATGCGACCTCTGTCGATGGTTGAGGGATAAGTTGCTACTGCTGGTACAGATGCTTAACTATTCCGTTTGCCATGGTCGATTTTGTAGCTGCATTTTACGTAGATCTAGGAGAAATACGCCCTCTTTGAAGATCTGGGTGATTACTAGAAGTGGCTTAATCTTGCTACCGATCGAGGATACAAGGTGTTTTGTCAATAGCTTCAACTATATTCCGGACGCTTTTGATTCCTTTGCTCCCGATGTTGTGTCCTGATAACTGTTACGCCAAATCCATTATTTAGGTCTTGCTCTCGTAAAACATGCTAGGAAGTACCATTTCATTCGATAGAGTAAGACCCGTTTTATCCTTGATTGGGTATGTGTATGACTCGGTGGGTTCCGCTGAGGATTTTCCGAGACCATCACTTGATCGTAcaacatttatttcattacaCCTATTGGATATTAGATATGTTCGCCCTTCTCCAACCTGTGTTGAAGTAAGATATAGGACttatcatcctcatcatcatcatcatatccaTTGTTGCTGTCAGCGCTTCATATTTCCGTTCCACTTTCCACTACGTAAAATACTGTCTTGATAGTGCTGACCACTCAAAGGATACCTGTGCCCATTTGTTGCGACGCTGTTACGAATTATAATTTGGTTTCACCAACGTTGACCAGCGATCTCCATTTGCAGCTTTGAGGTCTTTGACATGAGGGCAATCAAGAAGTTTGTGATGCGTGATTTCTTGTTGTGATTTATCACACCTTATCACATTGTTGGATAATTAGTCACTGCTAAAAGGGGATAATCCCGATAAATAATCAAATGTCAGATGGCTTTATAAGAATCCAGTAAAAATAACACTTCACCACCATCCCACTATAACATGTTTAGATGTATTCCCCAATACAGGTTTACTTGTTTCACATTCGTTGTCACTGTTTGTTACACTTGACCGTTAACAAACCACATTATTCATAACATAACATAACATCATAACATACATCATTTACGGTTCaattaataaacaaattttttAATGTGTCTCCTTAACTAATGCTCATATCAACTATTAGTCATGTAATACACACGCATGGCAAATAGTGCCCGAGAGTGATAAGACAATGCTTACAAACGTTAGCCGTAGAACAGAACTGATGCACCCACCGCTGCACGCCTTCTCGATCGCGAACACGTGTGAATCTCGCACACCATAGTCTTATCAATCGCCGCTGTTAAAGCGCGCATTCTGGCACCATCAACATCTCCTCTACTCCTGCTGCACATTGTGCGCGAAAATTCAACAGCTGACGGCACGGTGAAAACAAACAGCGAAGCTTCAGCCACGATCACAAATATAGCACGACGAAACATTCCGACGTGGGCGTAGTGTAGATGTAGATCCTGTGAAAAAGCGGCACGACAACATCCACACCATGTAACCGCGGTGTGCATTGTCGTCGTTACCTTCTCGTGGGGCTAACAttatgatgacgacgacgtcgacgatgatgatggttcggGACACGTGAGAGCGATTTGCCGCCGAGGTGTTGGGTTGGTCGAGAACTCATCCAACCCGTCCGGTCCGTGATGGCGTTGTTGCGGCAGTCGTGCCGTGGATCGTCCATCGGATCAGTGTGCCCAATCTGCGGTTGGTTGTGCGTGTCGTTGATACTTCCTTGCTGCCGTGTGCTGCCACTAGATCAACGCGTGAATAATGAATCCGGTGCTGTGTGACTTCATTGCCGGTTCCTTCGGTGGTAAGTGTGGCTCATCCAAGGGTGTAAGGGTAACAGCACAACGCTAACGTAATACGCCGCTTTCGTTTTTCGTGCACGATGCACAGGTGCCTGCGGTCTGCTGGTGGGTCATCCGATGGACACAATTAAGGCATGGCAACAGAACTCAAACTACGGCATGGGCAGCGCAATGTACAACATCATCATACGCAACAACGGTGTAAGTGGAAAACGCTTGGCATTACATGAAGACACACCAAGCGTCATCAACTGTATCATTCGATGCTCAACGGAGACACACGcgagtacacacacacacacacactcacatataCATCCGGCTAGACGCCAGTACGAAATTAATCCAAGTGAGGCAGTGGGCGACGCGTGCAACCCCCAGACCAGTGATAGAAACATCGTCTAAATCGTACGGACGACACTTCCTATGCGGCCAAATTTAGAATCATCGTGCCAAAACAaccaccaacacacatacCTGTTGCGGCGAATCAAATCCCTGATGACGAtgaataatgatgatgatcatgatgacgGTCAGGGTCGGTTGCAGCTTCCCCTTCGTTCgactgtgcgtgtgtttgtgtgtgtcatgTGTGTTGCCGTTGTTGACGACGACGTTGTGTCTTACCGCTCCTTTCTCCCTTCTGTTCCAACGTGGTGTGCGTactgtgctgctgtgtgtaGCTGCGAGGCTTCTACCGTGGAATGTACTTCCCgctcctttccaacggtgcgcTCAACTCGGTCGTCTTTGCCGTC
This is a stretch of genomic DNA from Anopheles merus strain MAF chromosome 2R, AmerM5.1, whole genome shotgun sequence. It encodes these proteins:
- the LOC121590167 gene encoding uncharacterized protein LOC121590167 encodes the protein MKCDAVIEKIKARVAAIDPNGPRKVLGVFQLNIEAADGVHEIIVDLKALKVSDGKAGSPDVVINLKDEDFIAVGTKQIPVKDAVAQGKVTMTGDQNLFQALVDAI
- the LOC121590166 gene encoding uncharacterized protein LOC121590166, giving the protein MSLETVIEKVKARVAAVDPNGPRKVLGVFQFNIKTASGVEQYVIDLKQLKVEKGTTATPDVTVTLTVEDLIAVSARTLSVGDALTQGKLEIQGDATLAAKLAEVI